Genomic window (Cellulosilyticum lentocellum DSM 5427):
CCTGATGAAATACAAAAGCTGGATATTTATAAAAAGATTGCTTCGATTAAAAATGAAACAGACTATTTAGATGTTCAAGAAGAAATTGAAGACCGTTATGGAAACATCCCAGTGGCTGTATATAATTTATTAGACATTGCCCTTATCAAAGCTATGGCACATGATTTATATATTATTTTAGTATCTGAGAACAATAAACATGTAACCTTTAAGTTTAAAGAAAATGCACCTCTTAATGCTGAAAAAGTACCTGAAATACTTAAAGAGTATGGTAGAAATCTAAAATTCGTAGGAGGCAAGGAACCTGCTTTTAAAGCGAATCTAGAAGAAGCAGGGAAAAAAGAGCTACTTAGTAATATTAAAAATATATTACATCTGCTCAAAAAATTGAAGAGTGAATGATTATAAGCTATAATAGTTTACAAAGAGAAAAAGGAACTGTATAAGGAGAGAGTAGCGTGAAGAGCATCAGTAGAACCTTAATTATGCTAGTATTAGCAAGTATTATAGCTTTTGGATTAACTGGTTGCGCCAAAGAAACAATAGTAGCCACTGTTAATAGTGAAAAGGTATCAGAGCCCTTATATCGTATTTTCTTATGGTCAACACAGCGCGGTCTAGAGAGTATTTTACCTGACATATGGGATGTTGATCCTATAGAAGGAAAAACACCAGAGGAGTTTGCAAAGGAAAGAGCTCTTAAATCCATAACCTATTACGTAGCTGTAAAACAAAAAGCAGAAGAAGCAGGTATTAATAAGCTTACAAAGGAAGAAAAGAGTGCCATTAAGGAATCTGCTAAAAATTATGTAGAGACAAATAAAGAATTTGTAACAAATTATGGCATTAAGCAAAAAGATTATGAGAAGTTCTTAGAATATGGAAAGTTAGAAGAAAAGGTTGTTAGTCAATTAGGTGGAACCTATATTCCTAATGAAGAGGAACTTAAAGAAGCTATGAAAGTGCTTGAAGAAGAAGGTGAATTTACATCAAGTGCGACTATTACTCATGTGCTCATTAAGAATAAAGATGAACAGGGTAATACATTACCTTCTGATAAGGATGCGGAGGCAAAAAAAAGAGCAGAAGATGTCTTAAATCAAGCATTAAATGGTGAAGATTTAACGATACTTGCTAGAAAGTATTCAGAAGATGCTGCTGTAAGTACAAATGATGGACAGTATACTTTCAAAAAAGGAGAAATGGAAGAAAGTCTAGAAGAGGTAGTATTTAATGAAGCAAAAATAGGAGCAGTTTATCCTAAGCTTATTGAAACGAGTATGGGGTATGAAATTGTAAAAGTAGAAGAGCTTAATGATATGGATGAAGTAACAATGAAAGAAGCTGCTATTAGAAAAATTCAGCAGGATTTTGTGAATCATGAGTTGTCAGAACTTAGTGCAACTTACAAAGTAGAAAAGACAGAGTCTTACGAAAATATTCATATTATGAATCTCGGTGAAGAATCTTAAAAGAATCAAATCATTTTTATGATTTGATTCTTTTTTTGAATGAGTTTTGATGATATTGGTAATAATTTATTATATAAAGCGAAAGCAAGGAGTATCATGCATAGAATCCCAAAATATGTAGCATAATAATTGTAAATTATAGTTAAAGCTATATATCATCAATTTGACATTGTTAAGGAGGTTGTTTCTTTTGAAAGCAACAGGCATCGTTAGACGAATAGATGACTTAGGTCGTGTCGTTATCCCTAAAGAGATTAGACGCACATTACGTATTAGAGAAGGAGATCCTTTAGAAATCTTTACAGACAATGAAGGGCAAGTTATTTTGAAAAAGTATTCTCCGGTTGGTGAACTGAGCTCTTTTGTAAAAGAATATGCGGATGCCTTAGCACAAGCAACAGGACATATCACCTGTATTGCTGATAAAGATCAAGTTATTGCTGTGGCCGGTGGTTCTAAAAAAGAATTTTTAGATAAAAGTATTAGTAGTCATTTAGAAAAAATTATTCAAGGACGCTCTATTTTCAAAGCAACTAAAGATGATGCAAAATTTGTACCTATTCTTCTAGAAGGAACTACAGAAAGCTATTATTCAGAAGTGATTTCACCTATTATTTGTGAAGGTGATGCTATAGGAGCAGTTATCTTTCTTTCAGCTAATAAAAATAATGCTATGGGTGAAGTAGAAGAAAAATTAGCTTATTCTGCTTCTGGTTTTATAGGTAAACAGATGGAACAATAAAATAAAAGCTAGCAACCTTAATAATCATTGATTAAGTTGCTGGCTTTTGTTTTTAATAACTGTTAATGATATTTTTAAGAAGTAAGGAAAGAGTCATCCTGAATAGTTACTAAGAGGTATAAAGAGTATATTTGAGATTAATGTAAGAGATAAATGAGAAGTTTTCTTTATAGTACGGAGGGAATTGGTGTGATAAAATAAAGAAATAAGCATTTTAACTGCCAAGGAGGAGAGTAATGGAATCATTATATAGCTATGAGGATTTGGTAGCAATTATTGAAAAACTAAGAGGTGAGGGTGGATGTCCTTGGGATAGAGAACAAACGCATGAATCTCTTACTCCCTGTTTATTAGAAGAAAGCTATGAGCTTATGGAAGCTTTACAAAATAATGATATACCTTTAATGAGAGAAGAATTGGGAGATGTACTATTGCAAGTGCTGATGCATACACAAATTGCAAAAGAAGATGGTGAATTTACTTTAGAAGAGGTAATCCATGACTTAGCGCATAAATTAATTTATAGACATCCTCATGTTTTTAAGGATACGAAGGTAGAAAATTCCCAGGAGGTATTGACTAATTGGGAAGAACTTAAGCAAAAAGAAAAAAATGAGACAAGCTTAGTGGAATCTATGGACCGAGTAGCTAAGACGCTTCCCGCTTTAGTTAAAACTCAAAAAGTACAAAATAAAGCAATAAATAATGGAGCTATAAATAGGGATATTTTACAGGAATTAGAAGGATTAATTGATAGGTTGAATTGCATAAAAGATACTGTAAAACAAGGTGATATTGTACAAAATGAAGAAAAAATAGGCGAAATCCTGTTTGCTGTAGTAAAATTATCCACTTTTTTTGAGATAAATGCGGAATTTGCCTTGACAAAATCAATGGAAAAGTTTATAAATAGATTTAGATATATTGAAAATTCAAGGGTTCCAAAAGATTGAACCTAAAATTTTCAATACATATATCCATGTTAGAAACATGAATAGAGGAGGAACAAATAATGAACAAATCTGAATTAGTAGCTGCTATGTCTGCAAAAGCAGAAATTAGCAAAAAAGATGCTGAAAAAGCACTTAAGGCTTTTGAAGATGTTGTAATGGAAGAACTTCAAGCTGGGGGAAAAATTCAATTAGTTGGTTTTGGAACATTTGAAGTTACAGAGCGTAAACCACGTGTAGGTAGAAATCCAAAAACAAATGAAGAAATGCCAATCCCAGGTGGAAAAGCACCTAAATTCAAACCTGGTAAAGCTTTAAAAGATGTTGTTAAAGGTAACTAATATATAAAAATCTACACTGTTAGTGTAGATTTTTTTTTGTCAAATGGAGGATAAGATGCGTATAGATAAATACTTAAAGATTAGTCGTATCATTAAAAGAAGAACTATTGCTCAAGAAGCATGTGATAGTGGAAGAGTGATGGTTAATGATAAGCTTGCAAAACCAGGAACTGATGTAAAGATAGGTGATGTTATAGAGATTCGTTTTGGGACGCAGACCGCTAAGTATGAAGTGTTAGAAATTAAGGAACATGTAAAAAAAGAAGAAACAGATAACTTGTACCGTATTTTGTAATAAATATCATTTCCTTTCATATAAATAGTTATAGAAGGCTATAAGATGAAAGGATGATAAAAATGGAAGAAAAAATGGGACGAAAGCACATGCTTACTTTATCAGATAGAGAAAAGCTATCTATTACAGGCGTAACAGAAGTTTTTTCTTTTGATGAAGAAGTTATAGAATTAGAAACGGGTAAAGGGTATCTGGAGATTAAAGGAGACGGGCTCCATATCATTAAGATGAATATTGATGATGGAGAGGTGATTGTAGAAGGAACAGTTGATGAACTTATTTATCATGATAATCAAAGCCAAGGTAAGAAAAAGGGCGCGATTATGTCGAAATTATTTAAATA
Coding sequences:
- a CDS encoding peptidylprolyl isomerase, whose translation is MKSISRTLIMLVLASIIAFGLTGCAKETIVATVNSEKVSEPLYRIFLWSTQRGLESILPDIWDVDPIEGKTPEEFAKERALKSITYYVAVKQKAEEAGINKLTKEEKSAIKESAKNYVETNKEFVTNYGIKQKDYEKFLEYGKLEEKVVSQLGGTYIPNEEELKEAMKVLEEEGEFTSSATITHVLIKNKDEQGNTLPSDKDAEAKKRAEDVLNQALNGEDLTILARKYSEDAAVSTNDGQYTFKKGEMEESLEEVVFNEAKIGAVYPKLIETSMGYEIVKVEELNDMDEVTMKEAAIRKIQQDFVNHELSELSATYKVEKTESYENIHIMNLGEES
- the spoVT gene encoding stage V sporulation protein T, whose translation is MKATGIVRRIDDLGRVVIPKEIRRTLRIREGDPLEIFTDNEGQVILKKYSPVGELSSFVKEYADALAQATGHITCIADKDQVIAVAGGSKKEFLDKSISSHLEKIIQGRSIFKATKDDAKFVPILLEGTTESYYSEVISPIICEGDAIGAVIFLSANKNNAMGEVEEKLAYSASGFIGKQMEQ
- the mazG gene encoding nucleoside triphosphate pyrophosphohydrolase, whose product is MESLYSYEDLVAIIEKLRGEGGCPWDREQTHESLTPCLLEESYELMEALQNNDIPLMREELGDVLLQVLMHTQIAKEDGEFTLEEVIHDLAHKLIYRHPHVFKDTKVENSQEVLTNWEELKQKEKNETSLVESMDRVAKTLPALVKTQKVQNKAINNGAINRDILQELEGLIDRLNCIKDTVKQGDIVQNEEKIGEILFAVVKLSTFFEINAEFALTKSMEKFINRFRYIENSRVPKD
- a CDS encoding HU family DNA-binding protein, which encodes MNKSELVAAMSAKAEISKKDAEKALKAFEDVVMEELQAGGKIQLVGFGTFEVTERKPRVGRNPKTNEEMPIPGGKAPKFKPGKALKDVVKGN
- a CDS encoding RNA-binding S4 domain-containing protein; the protein is MRIDKYLKISRIIKRRTIAQEACDSGRVMVNDKLAKPGTDVKIGDVIEIRFGTQTAKYEVLEIKEHVKKEETDNLYRIL
- the yabP gene encoding sporulation protein YabP gives rise to the protein MEEKMGRKHMLTLSDREKLSITGVTEVFSFDEEVIELETGKGYLEIKGDGLHIIKMNIDDGEVIVEGTVDELIYHDNQSQGKKKGAIMSKLFK